The genomic DNA GAGGGTACTGGCGAGAAGGGGTGAAGCTTTTTCTCCTGGAATGATCAAACTTGTCAAAAAGAAGAGCATTGGTGTGTTGTTTGAAGGGGACCAGGACCTAACTATGTTTAATGATGTGATGGACTCGGATCAGATTTGTATTGTCAGTGATAAAGTGCCTCCAGTTAACACACTCAGTATAGGGTCCAAAGTATGTGTCCAGAGAGATGGCAAAGGACAGTATTTTGAGGCCTTTGTCAGGGAAATGAGACCAAACTCCATATATCAAATCATAATGGCTTCTCAGATACGAGAAGGCTCGAGTAGCAGCTCTGAAGACATGACAGTCCCTCTTTGGAAGCTGAGGATGTTACGACCTCCGTGGCAGAACCCTCCCTCTGGATCTGTTCAAACTCCTGGTGCAATTGCCAGACAGCTGACATACAGTCCCTTTGAATCCAAGAATGAATCTATTCCACTGCCTAATCTGCACTTTGACTTGCATAAAGTAACACCTCCAGAACAGAAGACACTTTCGGATCGACTTGTCCAAGACAGGAATGTCTTTTTCCGTGACAGGCACATGAGTGGTGAAAGGAGAGTTCAGTTGCCTCTGGAGGATATTGGGTCAGATGACGAGCTCAAGAACTTTGATAGGCCCCTGGAATTCCGTGGACGACCAACACTTACTCCAGGAACAACTGGCACATCCACCCCTGGTTCTCTCTACTCTCCATTTGAGAGCAGCCTGGCTCGATTACCTACCAGCTATTCGAACCGCAAGAGACACATCAGCAGTGCCAGTAACGCATCAACTATCTCCATTGGTAGCACCCATTCCCTGACTCCTCCACCAAAGTACAAGAAGGGGGAAGTCATCTGCAACGCCAATGGAGTCCGCAAGAAGTTCAACGGTAAGCAGTGGCGAAGACTGTGCTCCAGGGAAGGATGCAACAAGGAGTCCCAGAGACGCGGTTACTGCTCTCGACATCTTTCCATGCAGGGTAAGGACCTGACTGGGGAAGCATCTTCTGGCCAGGAGCAAGACTGGGACAGTGACTCAAGGTGTTCAAGTGCCAGGACTGTCCGCACAGGTAAGATGGCTAATTATCTATTCCTGCACCCAATTTGCACCTCACAGAAAATCCCTGAAAAATCACTAGCAAATCATCCCATGCATGGAATATGTGTGCAATGGATTTGTCTGAAATGTTGATGTGATTTCTAACTCCCACTGGCTAAAAGTCTGTGGCACTTTTGGCTACAGGTATGATATTTCTTTTAGGTGAgagtaaagattttttttttttatttttgaagggAAAGGGTTTTATAGGTTTAATTCAAGCACATCAATTTGTTTGTTTCAATATCTTAAAAATAGGGGATTCCCTCCTTGTGCTCCTGCACGATCATATTTCTTTGGCTTGGCTCACGATTTTTGGTAACTAATATCTTGGTATTTCCGGGTTTTCTTCGTGGATTGATACTTGCACAGAGTATGCAGCAAGTAATAGAACAATGAAGAAGGCCAAACTGATTTACacttttaatttgaaatatgaaaatcacagcatactgtactacatgtacatgtagctgtaatACAAACGATATAGCATCTGGcataaattatttattatttaatcttcatgaatatcttttgcctcTCTGGCTAATCAGCCTGAGCATGGTGAGCTGCCTAACAATGATTAGTCTGTTAATATCGTATTCAGTAtttggattgaaaaaaaatccctttaaaggccaagtccaccccagaaaattgttgatttgaatcgattgagaaaaatcaaacaaacataacgctgcaaattttatcgaaatcggatgtaaaataagaacgttatgacattttaatttaaatttttgcttatttttcacaaaacagttcaatgcacaactcagcgatatgcaaatgagagagtcgatgatgtccatcactcactctttcttttgttttttattgtttgaataatacaatattttaatttttacagatttgataagGACCAACTTACACTGTAGCTTCACTAGCTtgaccataaaatgttaaagtaatggtaattccacatgttcagggagaaataaaactttgtttcacttgataaggaggaaaaaattagaatatttcatataataaaatacaaaagaaatagtgagtgggtgacgtcaccAGTCTgtcaatttgcataccgatcaggatgtgcatataactgttttgtgaaattaagtgaaaatttaaaatgttataactttcttattttagatccgattttgatgaaattttcagtgttttgcttgttggatttttctatttttttcaaatcaactttttgttgggatggacctGTCCTTTGATATGAAACAAACATGAAAGTCTTATGATCttagggaaaaagaaaaatggggggggggggaggttggggGTTCAGGGCGATTTCGCCTCCCAAAGTGCTGAAAAGACACCCAGATAACCTTCCTACATGTCCAGTGTTAAATTTTATCCAATATGGCAGTAATAGGCAGTACCCGTTAAGTGTTCCCTTGAAGAATGAATGTGAGAACTAcatttacagtacatgtattattcaaaACAAGACATGATCAATTATAGTTCCATGTTCAACttcataaacatttttaaaataatttgttggcTTCCAAAGTTTATGAATGCACAAAAGCTTTAAACTTGCCCTACTTGGAGCTTCAGTTTCGCTATTAATGGGCTGAATACAAACCAGCTTTGTACAATTTGAGTTGTAGTATTATAAAGGATCTTTTTCAGTACGTGCACTTTTCTTGGAGTGAGCTGCAAAATTTTCTGAAACTTTTGTCATTTCCTGGATGGAAAATGTACAACACCCACTATACTCTGTGAATGATTTATTTCACTTGTGGCCCTGGTCCTACTCTCTATATTAAAAGGCAAGCCTAATTTGAACAATGTACTTTGATCAGAAATGTTTTAATAGAAAACTGCCTGAATGGAAGCTAAAACTTTATtcaattgacattttaaggacctTGTGAAGGCAGATTTTTCAAAGTGATATGATATGAGCACTGCTGCAATGATAACATCATTCACAATTCTGTAAAGTGCACAGTCATGTCTGGGATTTAATATGcctgataaataaaataaaatgcccTGCATGCGAGTTTTAGTCGATGAGAGATATGTATTCCATTAGAGCTGTAGAGTTATATGACCCTCCCCTAATAAGTTCTGGAATAGTGATTTCAGTGCTCTCAAATCACACCCCCTTTGAATAGAATTTTCTTTGAGATTTAATTTTCATCCAAGCAAGCATGGCAATTTTGTTTATTAAGATTTTTGGTCTGTCtcaacaggggggggggagagatgAAAAAATCCCATTGGCGGAGAAAATAGATATTTGATGGGGCaggaatgccccccccccgcaagTGGCCATGCTTCATCATTCAGTGCTAGTCTCGTAAATCAGACTGTACACTGTATAGAAGTTTTTCTTTGCAACACATTCCCTGGTACCTGCTTTAACCAGATTTAATGGTgcaaaataattgatttgattttaatttatttttttctttgttttcatgtactgtatcatcaatatcattttaaaattttgtgattttatacatgtagttattctACAATGGTTAATAATTTTATACCCATTCATTcaattattgtttgaaatgcATGTAAATATTCAAAAGTATAAAGAACAATGATCTTTTTAATTAAATTGAAGAGCCTCTGTTTGTTTGTgctcataaaaaataaaggatattaaaggtattgtttaactttgtaagcagctgatttaaaaaattatcaaaccaagatgaaacatgtgtacaagtgcatgtattagaactaataaaccctgaaaacaaccattattgagaatgaaaagctaaaactacaaggcaaaccccgattttgtaataGTACAcgtaagtgtatgggatgaaattaagatggtgtttccggtcactttatatttcaatttttgaagcactaaataattattttcgaacgcaattttttcttggcttcatttttgtaacatatcacagacactcTCCagaggtgacaagtgtgaccttctagctcagattttttaaaagtcaaaccaatgttaaccaatcactttaagcttTGATTATTTTAGTTTTCGTAACAGTTTGCAAATTGGACTGTGATACGTTTGATATCCCTAGTCCTGTATATGTGCAAATGACCTTGtttaacaatcaaatattcACTGTGTATTCATGATAGTACTCGTTACAGTTGCACATTATCAAGCAGTCAGCACTTGTTGAGTTTGAATTTGtgtcttattttattattaaagagagagagagaggggaaaaaaaacTCTTGCCAAGTTCATTCACATTCACCATCCattgattttgatcattttaTAATCGCATTTCACAACAAACAGTCCAAGCTGGAAAATCATGTCTGCTTTTTGGCAGTAACTCCTTGCAACAGGAAATTAATGTTTTGCTTCTATTGAAAAAGAGGATGGCGGCTGGTAAatagcatctacatgtatagggGATGTAAAAaagatgggagggggggggggcgtgttaCATGAcaatagagagagaaaggggggggggggggagagtagACACAGGCAGGCGGAGCAGGAAGATGTTTTTTTAGGAGACAGGAAAATTATTTAAGAAGATGGAAAAGGGATGGTAGAGAGGAGAAATAGGTCCAACTcaatgaaaatgttgaattCACTACCCTTTGGATGAGGCTAATAGCGTGTCTCTGTCAAACCGGATTTTGACATTTCGTTGGTTTCCAGAAAACTTTAGTTTGAGTTCAAGGGCTGGATAAAAGAAAAGTAGGgtattaaaaagaattgaatagaGAACTTTGGTCGATGCTAGTCTCAGACTGTACACTGTATAGAAGTTTTTCTTTGCAATACATCCCTGGTACCTGCTTTGACCAGATTTAATGGTgcaaaataattgatttgattttatttatttttttctttgttttcatttacaattcataataatacatgtacatacagcctgataaacaaagaataattataagtttatacatgtagatttgtaAATATGGTATAAACaaagaatgatttgatttgtacattgtacatgtaaattgtaattaaGTTGAAAAAGTGAACATGACTAGAAAAACAACAGTAATGGATTTGATTGCTAATTCTGGGCTGTGAGAAAACAGAATAATTGTATCATAaatttacattacatgtatgtacatgtatagtgtgCATATTATTCATAAAGTATGTATTCTCCTacattaaaatgtcaaataaaCCAAAATGATTCATTGTTCatcattttatatacatgtacaagtatgtatgtactgtacatgGTAGAAAGTATGTAATCTTTGAATTAGTCTAGTGAAAATGGGATAAAAcgaaattatgtgttttatttagtattcaatcacatgtacatgtacatgtatacagtacaatcacaatatttacaagtaatttaacattatttgaaacttttcaaaagtagtAGACATCACAAGAACAAAGGaatgaaaaaattgatttcGAGCATTAAAACTTGGTATATTCTGTGTACATTGCATTGAAATATTCTACAGGAAAATCACTTGGAtgactttgtttttatttttctccccaAAACACCAATCATAAATACATACACTGCCTTGCAGTCTTCTGGAATATAGTTAGGCAGGATattacatgcaaaaaaaaaagaaaaagaaaatcattttcaggGAAGATACCTAGTGTACTTTGAATTATGGGAAATGACTGCACTCAATGTGTATCTGTGCccaatatattaaaaatgatttttttttaaggaaatgtgcaaagatcgcttcccgaagattggttgtgtcctcacttacgctataaaaaaaaaacagttaaacaaggcaaaacaatcttgaaaactacatcgcgaggtgctTTTCTGatctggtttggaagatcgcttccaagatcgCTTTAATcgttctcactacacgttaaacaagtttccactaaactagtgaccagtaaactagttttaggacggtagtgagaacggtgtctatgTGGTTTTATACGAACTCTCTTGTCTGGACTTGAATTTCCTTTGAATGGTGTCCCTCCATAGTCACATACTGTATGTATACACACACAAATATTCTTCGATCACGTCTGAAATAAAAGTACGAGGAAAAACATTTTGAGGAAGAACTAGAAAATTAGTCACAGCCGAATGCTGATGATAAAGGCATGGCATCTTGTAGTTTTGATCAAAACCTCCCTCCACTTCAGAGTTCAGATACTATAGTGTAGGACAAAATATTTTACCTAAAATTTGAATgtgcatgcatttttttttctggatggGGGGGGCACCCTCCTTGCATTGGCAAGGTTAGGTCAGTTGATCAGGATACAAGTACCGCTATTAAACACTTTAAATTTGATGTTgaaggtctggggttcaaatcctacAGCAGTGTTCCTTTGTCAAGTTGTCTGCctgcatttgccactctccacccaggggTATATTATTAGGACATATGATGCTTGAGTGCGACTGAAGACTTGGCCTGTTCGTTGTAATCTACATTGTACTATAGATATATTTTCCATGTGAGCGTTTAAGGTGCCCTTTCCAAGTGGCCATCACATGTTCTCTGTACAGGTCTAGGGCATGTTTCTTGAAACATGTTGTTTGCGATCTTTAGTGATTGATtggctctgagccaatcagatccATGGATTTCAGAAGCTAATGtcattgaaaaatcattaatgtttcatgaaataatttcctGATACCATCTTTTTATGTCGGCCTACCACTTTGGCCTCAATGTAGATGGAGACTTTTTTGTGGATATACTGTACATGAAGCATAGTGGAATGatgtaatatttttgtcagTCTTTGCATTATTAACCCATAACTTCACATGTACAAACTTCATGTTTGATAGAGTAACTGCACACTCCAAGTTCCCAGTGCCCAGAgtgttaaaaataatcattatagTCTGTGGTCCAGACTACCAGATCTGTTGATCACCCATAACAATAGATCGAAATCCATTGACGGATTTTCAATAGTGGAGCTAGTCCATCCATATATCTCATTGTATGCAAGAGTGTGGAGGTGTGTTTTTTTGGACTTTAGACTTGAGTTATATATGTGTAGTCTGTTGCCACAGACTCTATTTACACTTGAATACCATTTGAACTTTATGAATTAGGCTTTACATGTCCATGTGTGTACATTGTATACTTGAAGGTAAgagaaagtagttgcagcaaacaattatttaatgagaaagtcttttTAAGGGTTATGGCCACAACATTATCATTGATTAATagtgtaaacttatctttgtgaactCATGAAATCTTTATAGCTAAACACTGATAAATCTGATCATCACtaaacacagaaaagcatacatgtatgttagacTGTGTTAAAATcgcttggaaaaatacctgacatttgatgaaattctgtgcatacatgtattttgctcatttctcagcaattatgcattttcttccagagctatttggcCAGTACTTTTTTACAAACACGTCGGTGGTAATTCTATTAATAGATCCTGTTTGAACTCGTTTTGAAGTCATTACAACtagtatttatctttaaaggggcCTATGCATACTTGAAGTGTGTTCAAATTTTCCGTTTTTACCTGGTATTGACATTTTAACTAGGCCTTTAATACAGTAAATTCAAGTTTTTTTGGGGCTTTATTACAACTCACACTCAAAACTCTTGTAAAGTATTACAGAATAATGTTCACGAAATATGCCTGTGTGGAGTAAATCATAATTCGACTccaaaatcagaaaaaattatgaatgcTAAACTACTAATATGTATGTGATACTTGTTGCAATGATAGGCAGTCCTTTGACATGCTTTGAGGTTTTGATACCTGTACCtgtatatgtacatttacatttgTTAGTAGGCACCTCATATGAAAagcctacacagcaaaaactgtggtgttaaccggtgtacataaaggaccacaccagttattttacaccggtgttaaattggtggtgttagttttacacctataggtgttagtacaacaccttttgttgttacattaacactctttggtgttatgtttaatctctagggtgtaattttaacacctcagggtgtggtcctctattaacaccaattggtgtcagttttaacaccgcagcttttacagtgtacaaaaaataggcctacatgtaggagTCTGCCTTTGCACGCTAAGAATAGCCTGGGTAACTGGTACATGCATTGTCTTGATATGCAGacctttttttcatcaaaatgtccCGTGACGGATGTTGTGtgaacatgttttattttgggCCATTTTCAAGAGTTTGAATGATGAGACTACTCGTATGTACTTGAACCAGCTGAAGCTCCCCTTTCATAACAATAGGGGTGGGCGGGGTCACACCT from Lytechinus variegatus isolate NC3 chromosome 8, Lvar_3.0, whole genome shotgun sequence includes the following:
- the LOC121420613 gene encoding protein capicua homolog, producing MNGKKDRSRRNKKSESPATPATPDSNSGRTRRTKFSKDEDATDDFVRHKKLRNANRNGSRTAVSSDSGTSEPSSSGASTPRPGSLETPMRETSTESSPVGEVQELPKGKEVVSKRLVVSDIVSARTTESRQMAQTVSEVTCKSTAEVVQDSEDDEETDSALSGDDEAMQSESMNEPVSALTPLRTGVKRPGEFPESATPQKKLAVDAKELEGQRVLARRGEAFSPGMIKLVKKKSIGVLFEGDQDLTMFNDVMDSDQICIVSDKVPPVNTLSIGSKVCVQRDGKGQYFEAFVREMRPNSIYQIIMASQIREGSSSSSEDMTVPLWKLRMLRPPWQNPPSGSVQTPGAIARQLTYSPFESKNESIPLPNLHFDLHKVTPPEQKTLSDRLVQDRNVFFRDRHMSGERRVQLPLEDIGSDDELKNFDRPLEFRGRPTLTPGTTGTSTPGSLYSPFESSLARLPTSYSNRKRHISSASNASTISIGSTHSLTPPPKYKKGEVICNANGVRKKFNGKQWRRLCSREGCNKESQRRGYCSRHLSMQGKDLTGEASSGQEQDWDSDSRCSSARTVRTGKMANYLFLHPICTSQKIPEKSLANHPMHGICVQWICLKC